One Microbacterium sp. W4I20 DNA window includes the following coding sequences:
- a CDS encoding carbohydrate ABC transporter permease: protein MAETTTVVQIADAALLGEKGAARVQRRRRRQSQTRKGIVWRTLIATVVAIAVIFPLYWMLVVAFSPRGEVFEPGLRLWPSTLTLENFAKVFDRVPVIDWLGNSVVIGVIVTALTVFVNLLAGYAFARLRFGGRNAVFILALATMMIPVQAIMVAQFKLVSGLGIYGTYWGVILPGAAAAFGIFLARQFFIGIPDEIIEAARIDGAGHFRIFLQVVLPLCKPLIAVLTLLTLMGSWNDFAWPLIALNDNALFTLPIGLLYLKNQTSPDYNAIMALALISVLPMVLLFIFFQRYFVQGFARSGIK, encoded by the coding sequence ATGGCTGAAACAACCACTGTCGTGCAGATCGCCGACGCGGCCCTGCTCGGCGAGAAGGGCGCCGCCCGTGTGCAGCGTCGTCGCCGTCGGCAGAGCCAGACCCGCAAGGGCATCGTCTGGCGCACGCTCATCGCGACGGTCGTGGCGATCGCGGTCATCTTCCCGCTGTACTGGATGCTGGTCGTCGCCTTCTCGCCCCGGGGTGAGGTCTTCGAGCCGGGGCTCCGCCTGTGGCCGAGCACGCTGACGCTCGAGAATTTCGCCAAGGTCTTCGACCGCGTGCCGGTCATCGACTGGCTGGGCAACTCGGTGGTGATCGGCGTGATCGTCACGGCGCTGACGGTGTTCGTGAACCTCCTCGCGGGCTACGCGTTCGCGCGGCTGCGCTTCGGCGGCCGCAACGCGGTGTTCATCCTGGCGCTCGCGACCATGATGATCCCGGTGCAGGCGATCATGGTCGCCCAGTTCAAGCTCGTCTCGGGGCTCGGCATCTACGGCACCTACTGGGGTGTGATCCTGCCGGGAGCCGCGGCAGCGTTCGGCATCTTCCTGGCCCGCCAGTTCTTCATCGGCATCCCCGACGAGATCATCGAGGCCGCGCGCATCGACGGAGCAGGGCACTTCCGCATCTTCCTGCAGGTGGTGCTGCCGCTCTGCAAGCCGCTCATCGCGGTGCTCACGCTGCTCACTCTCATGGGAAGCTGGAACGACTTCGCGTGGCCGCTGATCGCCCTCAACGACAATGCGCTGTTCACCCTTCCGATCGGACTGCTGTATCTCAAGAATCAGACGTCGCCCGACTACAACGCGATCATGGCGCTCGCGCTGATCTCGGTGCTGCCGATGGTGCTGCTGTTCATCTTCTTCCAGC
- a CDS encoding carbohydrate ABC transporter permease, with product MTSVSTRDRGAVASPRPRAGQRTARLRESLVGWGFAAPNLVLMSLFLFVPIIWALILSFQETKGFGDPEWVGLENYGTLVSDPVFWQSLGQTIIFTLVTVPIELLGGLGLAVLLNSVLPARGVFRTAIVLPMVISGVASGMIAVIMFYESNGLVNKILNAIGLDSVGWQSEGAPAMMSVMIAAIWLRLGFNMIIYLAGLQSISPELYEAARIDGASRWQQFRSVTVPLVGPSTFFLLIMNVIASFQVFDLIFVMTGGGPGNSTSVLVTYAYRNGFQIREQGYGAAIGIVILIITLIFTFIQWKTSRTRDLAE from the coding sequence ATGACTTCCGTGTCCACCCGCGACCGGGGCGCTGTCGCGTCGCCCCGGCCGCGGGCGGGGCAGCGCACGGCCCGGCTGCGCGAGTCTCTCGTCGGCTGGGGCTTCGCCGCTCCGAACCTCGTGCTGATGTCCCTCTTCCTGTTCGTCCCGATCATCTGGGCCCTGATCCTCTCCTTCCAGGAGACCAAGGGCTTCGGCGATCCGGAGTGGGTGGGCCTGGAGAACTACGGCACGCTCGTGTCGGACCCGGTGTTCTGGCAGAGCCTCGGGCAGACGATCATCTTCACGCTCGTGACCGTGCCGATCGAGTTGCTCGGCGGGCTCGGACTCGCCGTGCTCCTCAACTCGGTGCTCCCGGCTCGAGGGGTCTTCCGCACGGCGATCGTGCTGCCGATGGTCATCTCGGGCGTCGCCTCGGGCATGATCGCGGTGATCATGTTCTACGAGTCCAACGGGCTGGTGAACAAGATCCTGAACGCCATCGGCCTCGACTCGGTCGGCTGGCAGTCCGAGGGCGCCCCGGCGATGATGTCGGTCATGATCGCGGCGATCTGGCTGCGCCTCGGCTTCAACATGATCATCTACCTGGCCGGCCTGCAGTCCATCTCGCCCGAGCTCTACGAGGCTGCGCGCATCGACGGAGCCAGCCGCTGGCAGCAGTTCCGCTCGGTCACGGTTCCGCTGGTCGGACCGTCCACCTTCTTCCTGCTGATCATGAACGTGATCGCCTCGTTCCAGGTGTTCGACCTCATCTTCGTGATGACCGGCGGAGGCCCGGGCAACTCGACCTCCGTGCTGGTGACCTACGCCTATCGCAACGGCTTCCAGATCCGGGAGCAGGGATACGGCGCCGCGATCGGCATCGTCATCCTGATCATCACCCTCATCTTCACGTTCATCCAGTGGAAGACCAGTCGCACGCGAGACCTGGCGGAGTAG
- a CDS encoding sugar ABC transporter substrate-binding protein: MGIRDKRLIGIVGLGAASALVLSGCAGFGGGGGGNEEGGDKTLTFTTWGSEAEENTFKDLIAQFEADNDGVDIKLNVVPYDQMFSNIDAQLSSGKAPDLFRVDYGNLGVYSSQDQLLDLSEYFSDDEVSEFTPAMWEAVSFDGAPYGVPHQTDVSALLVNTAMLTEAGIDPATLPTTQDDAWSWDEFADVATQLRAELPSDKYPFAYNWQLGGAPRWLSWLFETNGTFLDGTEATIDSPEGEKALDFTKSFFENEWVPPTSSTKGTVYADNLFTEGTVAMAFAGSFLVPDIDSLAKFDWTAIPMPKDERGATDLGGNALVATKGTKNPELAAEFLKFMVSADAMSEFCANTNELPTRLDLEGDAVEFKVRPDVMPVFVDQAGTIEPTDVKQLTSPAMAAINTALQDQLEAAFIGGQSTADTLANLKAAIEEAAQ, translated from the coding sequence GTGGGTATCAGAGACAAGCGCCTCATCGGCATCGTCGGACTCGGCGCCGCCAGCGCACTGGTCCTCTCCGGCTGTGCCGGCTTCGGCGGCGGTGGCGGCGGCAACGAAGAGGGCGGCGACAAGACCCTCACCTTCACCACCTGGGGCAGCGAGGCGGAGGAGAACACCTTCAAGGACCTCATCGCGCAGTTCGAGGCCGACAACGACGGCGTCGACATCAAGCTCAACGTGGTGCCCTACGACCAGATGTTCTCGAACATCGACGCGCAGCTCTCCTCGGGCAAGGCGCCCGACCTGTTCCGCGTCGACTACGGCAACCTGGGCGTCTACTCCAGCCAGGACCAGCTGCTCGACCTGAGCGAGTACTTCTCGGACGACGAGGTCTCCGAGTTCACCCCCGCGATGTGGGAGGCCGTCTCCTTCGACGGCGCGCCCTACGGCGTGCCCCACCAGACCGACGTGTCGGCGCTGCTCGTCAACACGGCGATGCTGACGGAGGCCGGCATCGACCCGGCGACGCTCCCGACCACGCAGGACGACGCGTGGAGCTGGGACGAGTTCGCCGACGTGGCCACGCAGCTGCGCGCGGAACTCCCGTCGGACAAGTACCCCTTCGCCTACAACTGGCAGCTCGGCGGCGCGCCCCGCTGGCTCAGCTGGCTGTTCGAGACGAACGGCACCTTCCTCGACGGCACCGAGGCGACCATCGACTCCCCCGAGGGGGAGAAGGCGCTCGACTTCACGAAGAGCTTCTTCGAGAACGAGTGGGTCCCGCCCACCAGCTCGACCAAGGGCACGGTCTACGCCGACAACCTCTTCACCGAGGGAACCGTCGCAATGGCCTTCGCCGGCTCCTTCCTCGTGCCCGACATCGACTCCCTCGCGAAGTTCGACTGGACCGCGATCCCGATGCCGAAGGACGAGCGCGGCGCGACCGACCTCGGCGGCAACGCACTCGTCGCCACCAAGGGCACCAAGAACCCGGAGCTCGCTGCCGAGTTCCTGAAGTTCATGGTCTCGGCCGACGCGATGAGCGAGTTCTGCGCCAACACGAATGAGCTGCCGACACGCCTCGACCTCGAGGGCGATGCGGTGGAGTTCAAGGTCCGTCCCGACGTCATGCCGGTCTTCGTCGACCAGGCGGGCACCATCGAGCCGACCGACGTGAAGCAGCTGACGTCGCCCGCGATGGCCGCGATCAACACCGCACTCCAGGATCAGCTCGAGGCCGCCTTCATCGGGGGTCAGTCCACCGCGGACACGCTGGCGAACCTGAAGGCCGCCATCGAGGAAGCCGCGCAGTAA
- a CDS encoding SIS domain-containing protein — protein MNETTATSGVITRAELMSQPEIWQQALDLTEKHSALLPAAGEKVLVIGCGTSYYMGDAYAYLRNDAGLGRTRAAIPSELDWIDDDEHIVVISRSGTTADVVELVERYGSTHRVTAILGDTNTALGLLCADRTVHLDFADEQSIVQTRFATTGLTALRASIGQVSATLVDDARAALAAALPADPAQVQHIVFLGHRWTNGLAQEAALKVRESAGFWTEAYSMWEYQHGPISCAGPNTLVWFLGEAPEVVADDVRSTGASVYVNDLDPQANLPLVHRLAVDLAALRGRNPDTPPFLNRSVLVTD, from the coding sequence ATGAACGAAACCACCGCCACCTCCGGCGTGATCACGCGGGCGGAGCTCATGAGCCAGCCCGAGATCTGGCAGCAGGCGCTCGACCTCACCGAGAAGCACAGTGCACTGCTCCCCGCCGCCGGCGAGAAGGTCCTGGTCATCGGCTGCGGCACCTCCTACTACATGGGTGACGCCTACGCCTACCTGCGCAACGACGCCGGGCTCGGACGCACGCGCGCGGCCATCCCCAGCGAACTCGACTGGATCGACGACGACGAGCACATCGTCGTGATCTCCCGCTCGGGCACGACCGCCGATGTCGTCGAGCTCGTCGAGCGCTACGGTTCCACGCACCGCGTCACCGCGATCCTGGGCGACACGAACACCGCGCTCGGCCTGCTTTGCGCCGATCGCACCGTGCACCTCGACTTCGCCGACGAGCAGTCGATCGTCCAGACGCGTTTCGCCACGACCGGCCTGACCGCGCTCCGCGCCTCGATCGGCCAGGTGTCCGCAACGCTGGTCGACGATGCACGCGCCGCCCTGGCCGCAGCGCTGCCGGCCGACCCGGCGCAGGTACAGCACATCGTCTTCCTCGGTCACCGCTGGACCAACGGCCTGGCCCAGGAGGCCGCGCTCAAGGTGCGCGAGTCCGCCGGGTTCTGGACCGAGGCGTACTCGATGTGGGAGTACCAGCACGGACCCATCTCGTGCGCCGGACCGAACACCCTGGTCTGGTTCCTCGGCGAGGCTCCCGAGGTGGTCGCCGACGACGTGCGCTCGACCGGAGCATCGGTCTACGTGAACGATCTCGACCCGCAGGCGAACCTTCCCCTGGTGCACCGCCTGGCCGTCGATCTCGCCGCCCTGCGCGGGCGCAACCCCGACACTCCCCCGTTCCTCAACCGCTCGGTGCTCGTCACCGACTGA
- a CDS encoding carbohydrate kinase family protein, whose product MAAAAASVGRLLVIGELCVDLIIEVDDQIRFGQHEQIVPRTTLTMGSSSAITACGAAALGIPTRLISVRGDDTFGRFLDAELTERRVDTSGVRVDDSLPTGASTHLTRPSGDRAILTSMGSIGTVRSADVTAADLASAAHLHVGSYFLQHTLHDDAPSLFRAARTAGLSTSLDGNFDPAEQWDSGILDLLPHVDVFFGNEEELTGITGAADIDAAVERLLEIMPADAVVVAKLGADGAVAVRRVGGGVERVRAGVPPLDSALVDTVGAGDTLAAGFLAARLLGMTADDAIAFAVACGTASTRGAGGVGAQPDRATALALAARTAVG is encoded by the coding sequence ATGGCTGCTGCCGCAGCATCCGTAGGTCGATTGCTCGTCATCGGCGAGCTGTGCGTCGACCTGATCATCGAGGTCGACGACCAGATCCGCTTCGGACAGCACGAGCAGATCGTGCCGCGGACCACGCTCACCATGGGCAGTTCCTCGGCGATCACCGCGTGCGGCGCCGCAGCGCTGGGCATCCCCACCCGGTTGATCAGCGTGCGCGGCGACGACACGTTCGGCCGGTTCCTCGACGCCGAGCTCACGGAGCGCCGGGTCGATACCTCGGGCGTGCGCGTCGACGACAGCCTTCCGACCGGAGCATCGACGCACCTCACCCGCCCGAGCGGCGACCGCGCCATCCTGACCTCGATGGGCTCGATCGGCACGGTGCGCTCGGCGGACGTGACCGCGGCGGACCTCGCGTCGGCCGCACACCTGCACGTCGGCAGCTACTTCCTGCAGCACACCCTGCACGACGATGCGCCGTCGCTGTTCCGCGCGGCGCGCACCGCGGGATTGAGCACCTCGCTCGACGGCAACTTCGATCCCGCCGAGCAGTGGGACTCGGGAATTCTCGACCTCCTGCCGCACGTCGACGTCTTCTTCGGCAACGAGGAGGAGCTGACCGGGATCACCGGTGCCGCCGATATCGACGCAGCGGTCGAGCGACTCCTCGAGATCATGCCGGCGGATGCGGTGGTCGTCGCGAAGCTCGGCGCCGACGGCGCGGTCGCGGTCCGACGCGTCGGAGGCGGTGTCGAGCGGGTGCGCGCGGGCGTGCCACCCCTGGACTCGGCGCTCGTCGACACGGTCGGCGCCGGAGACACGCTGGCGGCGGGTTTCCTCGCGGCACGGCTGCTCGGGATGACCGCCGACGACGCGATCGCCTTCGCCGTCGCGTGCGGCACCGCATCGACGCGGGGTGCGGGTGGGGTCGGCGCTCAGCCCGACCGTGCGACGGCGCTGGCCCTCGCCGCGCGGACCGCGGTCGGCTGA
- the moaA gene encoding GTP 3',8-cyclase MoaA, whose amino-acid sequence MTAVPVVIGMRAPAAAPAAGAVPTSGALVDTHGRVHRDLRISLTDRCSLRCTYCMPEQGNEWLARSSILSTDEIVEVAEVAASLGIRTFRLTGGEPLLRADIINVVRRIARIQGEDGPVEVAMTTNGISLAKELPDLIEAGLTRLNISIDTINRQRFADLTRRDRLEDVFEGIAAAAASELRPLKLNAVAMRGVNDDELVDLTAFAMEVGAQLRFIEQMPLDAGHTWDRTTMVTREEILASLSERWDLEPVPGRGGAPAEKWRIDGGPHEVGVIASVTAPFCGACDRLRLTADGQLRNCLFSNAEYDLTKVMRADGAVPGERDDVIAAMLRSCVHGKLPGHAIDDPSFLQPSRGMNAIGG is encoded by the coding sequence ATGACGGCCGTACCGGTCGTGATCGGTATGCGCGCGCCCGCGGCCGCACCTGCTGCCGGCGCCGTCCCCACCAGCGGAGCCCTCGTCGACACCCACGGCCGCGTGCACCGCGATCTGCGCATCTCGTTGACCGACCGGTGCTCGCTGCGCTGCACGTACTGCATGCCCGAGCAGGGCAACGAGTGGCTCGCGCGCTCGAGCATCCTCTCCACCGACGAGATCGTCGAGGTCGCCGAAGTGGCCGCCTCCCTCGGCATCCGCACCTTCCGGCTGACCGGCGGCGAACCGCTGCTGCGTGCCGACATCATCAATGTCGTGCGCCGGATCGCGCGCATCCAGGGCGAGGACGGCCCGGTCGAGGTCGCGATGACCACGAACGGCATCAGCCTCGCGAAGGAGCTCCCCGATCTGATCGAGGCCGGACTCACCCGTCTCAACATCAGCATCGACACGATCAACCGTCAGCGCTTCGCGGACCTCACCCGACGCGACCGCCTCGAGGACGTGTTCGAGGGGATCGCGGCTGCGGCGGCATCGGAGCTCCGTCCGCTCAAGCTCAACGCGGTCGCCATGCGCGGCGTCAACGACGACGAGCTGGTCGACCTCACGGCCTTCGCCATGGAGGTCGGCGCACAGCTGCGGTTCATCGAGCAGATGCCGTTGGATGCCGGTCACACCTGGGACCGCACCACGATGGTCACGCGCGAAGAGATCCTCGCCTCGCTGAGCGAGCGGTGGGACCTCGAGCCGGTCCCCGGCCGCGGCGGTGCCCCGGCCGAGAAGTGGCGCATCGACGGCGGCCCGCACGAGGTCGGCGTGATCGCCTCGGTCACCGCGCCGTTCTGCGGCGCGTGCGACCGTCTGCGGCTGACCGCCGACGGCCAGCTCCGCAACTGCCTGTTCTCGAACGCCGAGTACGACCTCACCAAGGTGATGCGCGCAGACGGCGCGGTGCCGGGCGAGCGCGACGACGTCATCGCCGCGATGCTGCGCTCGTGCGTGCACGGCAAGCTGCCGGGTCACGCGATCGACGATCCGTCGTTCCTGCAGCCGTCGCGCGGCATGAACGCCATCGGCGGCTGA
- a CDS encoding MarR family winged helix-turn-helix transcriptional regulator codes for MSQDAAGIDLDTSLGYLLKEASSALRVAMEAVLKPLGMTVTHYSCLELLAQRPGLSNSELARGTFVTRQSMNVLLQALERDGSVTRPAEAAVGKVLPASLTPLGRRRLAKASAAVRSVEERMLSGMTPDERASAVRMLRGMVVSLRDDREAGS; via the coding sequence ATGAGTCAAGACGCCGCAGGGATCGACCTCGACACGTCGCTCGGCTATCTGCTGAAAGAGGCGTCCAGCGCTCTGCGCGTCGCCATGGAAGCGGTGCTGAAACCGCTGGGCATGACCGTGACGCACTACTCCTGCCTCGAGCTCCTCGCCCAGCGCCCCGGCCTGTCGAACTCCGAGCTCGCGCGTGGCACCTTCGTCACGCGGCAGTCGATGAACGTGCTGCTGCAGGCGCTCGAGCGGGATGGATCGGTCACGCGGCCGGCCGAAGCGGCGGTGGGGAAGGTGCTGCCGGCGAGCCTCACGCCGCTGGGCCGACGCCGCCTCGCGAAGGCCAGCGCCGCCGTGCGATCCGTCGAGGAAAGGATGCTGAGCGGCATGACACCCGACGAGCGGGCGAGCGCGGTGCGGATGCTGCGCGGCATGGTCGTCTCCCTGCGCGACGACCGCGAGGCAGGCTCGTAG
- a CDS encoding VOC family protein, with protein MPVTGPDFISLQARDLDASQAFYEHYLGLVRSPAGPPHAVVFTTTPIAFALRDIVPGTDLDAVAQPGIGAAIWMHATEVQAIHDALAADGHTIVQAPIDGPFGRTFTFADPDGYQITLHDRA; from the coding sequence ATGCCCGTCACCGGTCCCGACTTCATCTCCCTCCAGGCGCGCGATCTCGATGCCTCGCAGGCGTTCTACGAGCACTACCTCGGTCTCGTCCGATCGCCGGCCGGCCCGCCGCACGCCGTCGTCTTCACCACGACGCCGATCGCATTCGCCCTGCGCGACATCGTGCCCGGCACCGATCTCGATGCGGTCGCGCAGCCGGGCATCGGTGCGGCGATCTGGATGCATGCGACGGAGGTGCAGGCGATCCACGACGCCCTCGCCGCCGACGGCCACACCATCGTCCAGGCGCCGATCGACGGTCCGTTCGGGCGCACCTTCACGTTCGCCGACCCCGACGGATACCAGATCACGTTGCACGATCGCGCGTAG
- a CDS encoding ABC transporter ATP-binding protein — MSGVDRVEHTASGLRAHIVVEREHFAVDVALEVAAGETVAVMGPSGAGKSTLLQALAGLEPLTAGEIAVEERVVDRVAAPRVRTTPMNRGIVLLGQDARLFPHLSVRENVAFGPRAAGVDARTARASADEWLERVGLPGSGSRMPRELSGGEGQRVAVARALAASPRAVLLDEPLVALDPATAGEIRRMLREQLMGITTIAVTHDAADAVALAERLIVVEAGRLTQSGPVREVLAAPASGFVAAIAGVNRLVGVARDGGWQSGDVGLTSAEAASRALAATDGVALAAVFRPQDVRVVADGDSSDGNRWSATIMRLESTLAGIRVHTTAGQVDVSLMDAAGLEPGAPVRLRIDPAHVRFVPVS; from the coding sequence ATGAGCGGGGTCGACCGGGTCGAGCACACCGCGAGCGGGCTGCGCGCTCACATCGTCGTCGAGCGCGAGCACTTCGCCGTCGACGTGGCTCTCGAGGTTGCAGCGGGTGAGACCGTCGCCGTGATGGGCCCCAGCGGCGCGGGCAAGTCGACGCTGCTCCAGGCGCTCGCCGGCCTCGAACCTTTGACGGCGGGGGAGATCGCGGTCGAGGAGCGCGTCGTCGACCGGGTCGCTGCCCCGCGGGTGCGGACGACCCCCATGAACCGCGGCATCGTGCTGCTCGGACAGGACGCACGCCTGTTCCCGCACCTCTCCGTGCGCGAGAACGTCGCCTTCGGGCCCCGAGCTGCGGGCGTGGATGCCCGCACGGCGCGAGCCTCCGCCGATGAGTGGCTCGAGCGGGTCGGGCTGCCCGGATCCGGTTCGCGGATGCCGCGCGAGCTCTCCGGCGGAGAAGGTCAGCGCGTCGCTGTCGCCCGCGCCCTCGCGGCATCCCCTCGCGCCGTGCTGCTGGACGAGCCGCTCGTCGCGCTCGACCCCGCGACGGCGGGAGAGATCCGGCGGATGCTGCGCGAACAGCTCATGGGCATCACGACCATCGCGGTCACGCACGACGCCGCCGACGCGGTCGCGCTCGCCGAACGCCTGATCGTCGTGGAGGCCGGTCGCCTCACGCAGAGCGGGCCGGTGCGCGAGGTGCTCGCCGCTCCGGCATCCGGTTTCGTCGCCGCCATCGCGGGGGTCAATCGGCTCGTCGGGGTTGCGCGCGATGGCGGGTGGCAGAGCGGCGACGTCGGCCTCACCAGCGCGGAGGCCGCGTCGCGCGCACTCGCCGCCACCGACGGGGTGGCGCTCGCCGCGGTGTTCCGCCCGCAGGACGTGCGCGTCGTCGCCGACGGTGACTCGAGCGATGGCAACAGGTGGAGCGCCACGATCATGCGGCTGGAATCGACGCTCGCCGGCATCCGCGTGCACACGACGGCGGGTCAGGTCGACGTCTCGCTGATGGATGCCGCCGGCCTCGAGCCCGGTGCGCCGGTGCGGCTGCGGATCGACCCGGCGCACGTTCGGTTCGTGCCGGTGAGCTGA
- the modA gene encoding molybdate ABC transporter substrate-binding protein — MSRALRRSAAALLAAAALALSGCASAPASPVPSASADESGLTGELTVYAAASLTGAFDAIAEEFTAENPDVTVSPVYDGSSTLVTQILEGAPADVFASADEANMEKAADAAPDPQLFVSNTLVIAVPAGNPGDVKTLADLADVTTVLCAPEVPCGAASAKLLSAAGVTVEAASLEQNVTAVLTKVAAAEADAGLVYATDVVGRDDIEVIVPDGAGDVVNHYPIAALADAANPDAADAFVAFVLSDAGQKILADFGFGKP, encoded by the coding sequence ATGAGCCGCGCACTCCGTCGCTCTGCTGCCGCACTCCTGGCCGCCGCTGCCCTGGCTCTCTCGGGATGCGCGAGTGCACCGGCATCCCCCGTGCCATCCGCCTCGGCCGACGAGAGCGGCCTGACCGGCGAGCTCACGGTGTACGCCGCCGCCTCGCTCACCGGCGCTTTCGATGCGATCGCCGAGGAGTTCACGGCCGAGAACCCCGACGTCACGGTCAGCCCCGTCTACGACGGTTCGTCGACCCTGGTCACGCAGATTCTCGAGGGCGCCCCGGCGGACGTGTTCGCCTCGGCCGACGAGGCGAACATGGAGAAGGCGGCGGATGCTGCGCCCGACCCGCAGCTGTTCGTCTCCAACACTCTCGTGATCGCGGTCCCCGCGGGCAACCCCGGCGACGTGAAGACGCTCGCGGACCTCGCCGACGTCACCACGGTCCTGTGCGCCCCCGAGGTGCCGTGCGGGGCGGCATCCGCGAAGCTGCTCTCAGCCGCTGGCGTCACGGTCGAGGCGGCGAGCCTCGAACAGAACGTGACCGCAGTGCTCACCAAGGTCGCGGCAGCGGAGGCCGACGCCGGCCTGGTCTACGCGACCGATGTGGTCGGACGCGACGACATCGAGGTGATCGTGCCCGACGGCGCCGGAGACGTCGTGAACCACTACCCGATCGCCGCGCTCGCCGACGCGGCCAACCCGGATGCCGCCGACGCGTTCGTCGCGTTCGTGCTCTCGGACGCGGGGCAGAAGATCCTGGCGGACTTCGGCTTCGGGAAGCCATGA
- a CDS encoding molybdopterin-binding protein — MQTYRIARAAQLLGVSDDTVRRWVEHGLLPVTDAVPAEIPGDALAARAVALAEEAKAAEHLLSSARNRFVGIVTRVQIDGLMAQVDLQSGPHRVVSLMSAEAARELQLEVGSLATASVKATQVVVEIPKD; from the coding sequence ATGCAGACCTACCGGATCGCCCGCGCCGCGCAACTTCTCGGCGTGAGCGACGACACCGTGCGGCGCTGGGTCGAGCACGGCCTGCTTCCCGTGACGGATGCCGTTCCCGCCGAGATTCCCGGCGATGCGCTGGCCGCCCGGGCGGTCGCGCTCGCCGAGGAGGCGAAGGCCGCAGAACACCTCCTCTCCAGCGCCCGCAATCGCTTCGTCGGCATCGTGACCCGGGTGCAGATCGACGGGCTGATGGCTCAGGTCGACCTGCAGTCCGGCCCGCACCGCGTCGTCTCGCTCATGTCGGCCGAGGCCGCGCGCGAACTGCAGCTCGAGGTCGGCTCGCTCGCCACCGCATCCGTCAAGGCGACGCAGGTCGTCGTCGAGATCCCGAAGGACTGA
- a CDS encoding D-alanyl-D-alanine carboxypeptidase, translated as MTTPDRQTDELSDFAELMTHEQEFTSRRDRIDPDVRRKRRRLGLIITTICVVLMLAAAGGYVWWTLTAPVNAPAVTTQTPPVPTGDAAVVETPYASSTAISIAGADAYLGEKASGIWSSSGTGDPLPIASITKLITALVILDAAPLASADDPGPTITFTRSDHDLYDRYYVQGATIAPMPTGTSMSLHDALAVMLIPSASNYAEALSSHIFGSQNAFLGATRDWLAAHGLTGTTLTEPTGISPRNTSTPADLLAIGKLAAAHPAIAQIVATRSISIPGAGPLNNTNGLLGTAGITGLKTGTLGAGTYSLLYTATLDVGAADPLAVTGVLLGGPTRELVNDSVISTLESIRAGFHEVAVATSGQEVGTISTPWGSTAELVIGEDASIFTWSDTPIVVTMDIDTPPTYQDGTVVGKVTWTAGPNTVTAPVTIKGNIDPPTELWRLTHPTELGR; from the coding sequence ATGACGACACCGGATCGACAGACGGATGAGCTGTCCGACTTCGCGGAGCTGATGACCCACGAGCAGGAGTTCACGAGCCGTCGGGATCGGATCGATCCGGACGTGCGCAGGAAGCGCAGACGCCTCGGGCTGATCATCACCACCATCTGTGTCGTCCTGATGCTGGCGGCGGCCGGGGGCTACGTGTGGTGGACTCTCACCGCTCCCGTGAATGCTCCCGCGGTGACCACGCAGACGCCGCCGGTTCCGACCGGGGATGCTGCCGTCGTCGAGACTCCGTACGCGTCCTCCACGGCGATCAGCATCGCGGGCGCCGATGCGTATCTGGGCGAGAAGGCGAGCGGCATCTGGTCGTCGAGCGGAACCGGAGACCCTCTCCCGATCGCGAGCATCACCAAGCTCATCACCGCGCTGGTCATCCTCGACGCCGCACCCCTCGCCTCAGCCGATGACCCCGGCCCCACGATCACCTTCACGCGGTCGGACCACGACCTCTACGACCGGTACTACGTGCAGGGCGCGACCATCGCCCCCATGCCGACGGGCACCTCGATGTCGCTGCACGATGCCCTGGCCGTGATGCTGATCCCGTCCGCCAGCAACTACGCCGAGGCGCTGTCGTCCCACATCTTCGGATCGCAGAACGCGTTCCTCGGCGCGACGCGCGACTGGCTCGCCGCCCACGGGCTGACCGGCACGACGCTCACCGAGCCCACCGGCATCAGCCCGCGCAACACCAGCACGCCCGCGGACCTCCTGGCGATCGGGAAGCTCGCCGCCGCGCATCCGGCGATCGCGCAGATCGTCGCGACCCGGTCGATCTCGATCCCCGGCGCCGGCCCGCTCAACAACACCAACGGCCTCCTCGGAACCGCTGGGATCACGGGGCTGAAGACCGGAACGCTGGGCGCGGGCACCTACAGCCTGCTCTATACGGCGACGCTCGATGTGGGTGCCGCCGATCCGCTCGCGGTGACCGGCGTCCTCCTCGGCGGTCCCACGCGCGAATTGGTGAACGACAGTGTGATCAGCACGCTGGAGAGCATCCGCGCCGGCTTCCACGAGGTGGCCGTCGCGACCTCCGGCCAGGAGGTGGGCACCATCTCGACACCGTGGGGCTCCACCGCCGAGCTGGTCATCGGAGAGGATGCGTCGATCTTCACCTGGTCGGACACCCCGATCGTCGTGACGATGGACATCGACACCCCGCCGACCTATCAGGACGGGACAGTCGTGGGGAAGGTCACCTGGACGGCCGGACCGAACACCGTCACCGCTCCGGTGACGATCAAGGGGAACATCGACCCGCCGACCGAGTTGTGGCGCCTCACCCACCCGACGGAGCTCGGTCGATGA